A window of Hevea brasiliensis isolate MT/VB/25A 57/8 chromosome 14, ASM3005281v1, whole genome shotgun sequence contains these coding sequences:
- the LOC110647262 gene encoding proline iminopeptidase produces the protein MEPGKAISSELNRNLYEPIEPYSTGFFKVSDLHTIYYEQSGNPSGHPVVFLHGGPGGGTTPSNRRFFDPEFYRIILFDQRGAGKSTPHACLVENTSWDLIADIEKLREHLEIPEWQVFGGSWGSTLALAYSQAHPDKVTGMVLRGIFLLRKKEIEWFYEGGAAAIYPDAWEPFRDLIPENERGCFIDAYSKRLNSDDMETQYAAARAWTKWEMMTAHLLPNEENIKRGDDDDFSLAFARIENHYFVNKGFFPSDSFLLDNVHKIRHINTTIVQGRYDVCCPMMSAWDLHKAWPEADFKVVADAGHSANEPGIAAELVAANEKLKNIIKNGS, from the exons ATGGAACCGGGGAAGGCGATATCATCTGAGCTTAATCGGAATCTTTATGAACCAATTGAGCCGTATAGTACTGGTTTTTTTAAGGTTTCTGATCTTCACACTATCTACTATGAGCAGTCCGGAAATCCCAGCGGGCAT CCGGTTGTCTTTCTTCATGGAGGCCCTGGAGGAGGAACCACACCAAGTAATCGTAGATTTTTCGATCCAGAATTTTACCGAATAATTCTATTTGATCAG AGGGGTGCAGGAAAGAGTACACCTCATGCTTGCTTAGTGGAAAACACCTCATGGGACCTCATTGCTgacattgaaaagctaagagaaCACTTGGAGATTCCAGAATGGCAG GTATTTGGTGGGTCATGGGGAAGTACACTAGCTCTTGCATACAGTCAAGCTCATCCTGACAAG GTTACTGGCATGGTCCTCAGAGGGATCTTTCTTCTGCGAAAGAAAGAGATTGAATGGTTTTATGAGGGTGGTGCTGCGGCTATTTACCCTGATG CTTGGGAACCATTTAGAGATCTTATCCCAGAAAATGAAAGGGGATGTTTCATTGATGCTTACAGCAAGAGGTTGAACTCTGATGATATGGAAACACAA TACGCAGCTGCTAGAGCATGGACCAAATGGGAAATGATGACTGCCCATCTTCTTCCAAATGAAGAGAACATCAAGAGAGGGGATGATGATGATTTTTCTTTG GCATTTGCAAGGATTGAAAACCATTACTTTGTGAACAAGGGCTTCTTTCCATCAGATTCTTTCCTATTAGACAATGTTCACAAAATAAGGCATATAAATACTACAATTGTACAG GGAAGATATGATGTTTGTTGTCCTATGATGTCTGCTTGGGATCTTCACAAGGCTTGGCCAGAGGCAGATTTTAAG GTTGTTGCAGATGCAGGACATTCTGCTAATGAACCCGGCATAGCTGCAGAACTTGTGGCTGCAAATGAGAAGCTCAAAAACATTATAAAGAATGGATCCTGA